In Gigantopelta aegis isolate Gae_Host chromosome 6, Gae_host_genome, whole genome shotgun sequence, the following are encoded in one genomic region:
- the LOC121376492 gene encoding uncharacterized protein LOC121376492 has product MECLIFRSCNNMSEEERVLNMTLVNGRNFDTQKMPWFFLVLEVTLNVVVILGDISLLFLYFTRKLLGQATNILVFSVAVGDLMTAVVTMPLDIAQKFVYDLSPYLCKSYYYFSNVGKTAIAFSILFLATERILASLDHRLRPLSAGRCLFFTSLIWFFAASYNIWSVVLYHTQYYVFQEEPLTHVALCFISLQFMHVFKVFVVLDFLVMFLLPSLGTLSLFILFVSKKTTSYQPGRPYRPSISVIVFTFALYVCFVVSHFPLEVTMFLIDYESALFLINDASAFRLFQLFSFSRGFWDLFIFGAFRHYICRKEKVLAHMRDQRAAVQSRGKLSLDVPVQPYSTSLLDSDQEISQRISSGDSRR; this is encoded by the coding sequence ATGGAATGCTTAATTTTTAGATCGTGTAATAATATGTCCGAGGAAGAACGTGTTCTGAACATGACGTTGGTGAATGGGAGGAATTTCGACACACAGAAGATGCCCTGGTTCTTCCTGGTGCTTGAGGTGACGCTCAACGTGGTCGTCATACTGGGCGACATCTCGTTACTGTTCTTATACTTTACAAGAAAACTTTTAGGACAGGCCACCAACATTTTAGTCTTTTCCGTGGCCGTGGGAGACCTCATGACTGCCGTCGTTACAATGCCACTCGACATCGCCCAGAAATTTGTTTACGATCTGTCGCCGTATTTATGCAAAAGTTACTACTATTTTTCAAACGTCGGTAAAACGGCCATAGCGTTTTCGATTCTATTTTTAGCAACGGAACGAATATTGGCGTCTCTGGATCACAGACTGCGCCCTCTGTCGGCGGGGCGGTGTCTCTTCTTCACCAGTCTTATTTGGTTCTTTGCCGCCTCCTATAACATTTGGTCCGTGGTTTTGTACCACACCCAGTACTACGTGTTTCAGGAGGAACCTCTGACACACGTTGCGCTGTGCTTCATCTCCCTGCAGTTCATGCACGTGTTTAAAGTGTTCGTGGTTCTGGACTTCCTTGTCATGTTCCTGCTCCCCTCCCTGGGGACTCTGTCCCTCTTTATTTTGTTCGTTAGTAAAAAGACGACGTCCTACCAGCCCGGACGGCCGTACAGACCCTCCATATCTGTCATAGTGTTCACGTTCGCTCTCTACGTCTGCTTCGTGGTCAGTCACTTCCCTCTGGAGGTGACGATGTTTTTGATAGACTACGAATCGGCATTGTTTCTCATCAACGATGCCAGTGCGTTCAGATTGTTTCAGCTGTTTTCGTTTTCTCGAGGATTCTGGGATCTGTTTATATTTGGTGCGTTTCGACATTACATCTGTAGGAAAGAGAAGGTGCTTGCCCATATGAGAGACCAGCGGGCGGCGGTACAAAGTCGTGGGAAACTGTCTCTTGACGTACCAGTCCAGCCGTACTCGACCAGTTTATTGGACAGCGACCAAGAGATCTCTCAAAGAATATCAAGCGGTGATTCTAGACGGTAG